Sequence from the Ammospiza nelsoni isolate bAmmNel1 chromosome 7, bAmmNel1.pri, whole genome shotgun sequence genome:
TTCACAGAATTGGTTTCTGAATCATTactacaaaaacaaaacatttactTTACAAAAAGTAAATGTAACTAAAATCATTCTAGTGCCCCTATGAAggcagctttttattttaagctgCACAACATCTTTCTTGAAGTACCTTCAACTGAAAAATTAATCTGGTATCACATGATATGAtcagaataataaaatcttaaaACATGCCTGCTGATACCAGAAGTCCAGAAGTTTTTTACCTGCCATGAGTTTCAGAAAGATGGTTGCAGCACTTTTTCTCCTGTGCACTTCGGAATGGCGTCCCTTTTCCATTCTTAGCATCGCTGCACCTTCTGCAAagtgttctttttcttttatcccTTTCAGGACCATCAGGACTGGAATTCCCCAAGTATAACAAACATATTTTACTCTTTGAGTTACAATCCACAGACAAACACCTAATTTTCAAAGCCATTAATTATCAAATTAAAACTATAATGACTGTGTTTTTCCTGAACATCCcagtttttggcttttttttctgctccttcttccaagttattttttcattcaaGAGCttttttcaagttatttttGATAGGGGAACTTAAACCTGTATCCTTcttaaaaaaagcattttaaagacAGTGTGGCTCGGACACTCCTGCCAACCTCCTCAGGCCCCTAGTGCTGCATTAtccaaggaagaagaaaggcttCTGTGTGCTTAACAAGGGCAAATATTTCCAGGGGCTTTTCAATATTTCAGTGAAGTTTTTCTGTGGGAGACAAGAAAACGCGGGTTatctccctgccaggctgccccaCAAGGAAAAGCGAGCTAACTCCTCACGCCGGCTGCAGCGCCTCAGGCCAgagcgcggcggcggccgccggcCCCTCAGGCCCCGGGCGGGCGGAGCGAGGGGGACGCGGGGCCGGCCCTGGGTCCCCGCGGGCCCCGGATCCCCGCCCCGGCGAAAAGCTCCGTGCTCGGCCCGAGTAGGGGCTCCGGGAGGGGCTCCGGGTCCGCCGCAGCGGCCGAGGCCATTTTCTGCCCGCCCGAGAAGGCGCCGCAGAGAACATGGCGGCCTGAGGGGGCGGGCGGCGCAGGGGACTCCGACGTGCGGAATGGCGATTCCGTACCCTGCCGACGGGCCTGATAATcgtccctgcactgctctgcacatgGCTGGTGCTCCTCTGGAATCGCCTTACCGTATCTGACAGACAGAATACAATTTTGAAAAGTTTCTTTGTAATTTTGTCCCAATAGGATCACTCTCCTTTCAATCCACAGCAttagactaaaaaaaaaaaaaaaaaaaaaaaaaaaaaaaaaaaaaaaaagtatctacatTTAATGTATGTCCTCCAGAGAGCAAAATACTTGgtgctgctgcatttcacaCTTTCTATGTAACAACAGCCTTCTCTTTgcggaggaaaaaaatacctgaaattgTTTCCAGTTCAGtacaattttaaattattaattatttacagTTCTTTTGCACTGTAGGAAATTCCCCAGTATGTCCTTCCTCCTGCACATCAGTCAAGTGTGCCATTGCACGCTTCTGTTTACCTGCTACTGGTTATAAGAGATGAGCACAGAgctaaaagaataaaatcctTTACCTGACTGAAGCATTACACTAAAACATATTAGGCCTGGAACAAGGGCTGGGAGATTAAAGCAACATTCCAtgaatatagaaatatagaaactTTGTCCCCTCAAGCAAGTATTGATTAACTCTTCTCATTACCTCAGTAATCTGTACCTGACAtacctctgcttttctcttgcaAATGAGTTCTCCTTATATTAAGAGGCCAAGTCTCCAAATGGAAAATAATGGTCTGAAGCTGACTGCAAGTCAGCTGGACCTTGAGACTCCCTAGGATTGCAAAgagtatatatatttatatacgAATGGGCTTTGCTAAGGGATACTCACTGAGTGGAAACAGGATTGGAGGAAGAAGTCCAAGATGGCTCTTATTTGTTCAACACCATGTGACCACAGCCTTTTTGGCAATGCTCTTTGTTTACCCCCTAGTCTTTGTGCAAAAAGATCATGAAAAACAAGCTACAGTAAATCCATGTTACCTAGTTTCAGTGAACAGCTATGTAAGGACAGAAATACTTACTCTTTCATAGCAATAGTCTTGTGccagaagcagaagaaattaCTCCCATCTATCTTTTGGGAAGGCTAAAAATGTTATCATTCCaacacagcagcacaagagCAAACACTTCTCTAAATATGTTCTTTAATCTTCTGGGAGGGAAAGGTTTCATCTATTTATGACACTGCTCTcacctagggaaaaaaaatgtgtattttactTTACTCTTTTGAGAAAACTGAGTAAGGAAGATGACACTTTATGAGAAAGTTGCACAAAACTGGTAGCATGAAATTATAGCAGAGAACATTGCGTTAACATAACATCACTCAAAGATAACGCAAAAACCAaagattagaaaaaaattaaagcttttttattttacaagtaTAAAAAACAATgcttaaaaatcaaaatgctgGAAGATACTCTGGAAAACCTGGCTTCTGAAGCAGAAGACTTCTCTGTGACAACTCCCAAACAATGTTAAAGCTTCTGAAAATTCTGCATTCAATAAGCAAAGATATGATCCAGCTGAAGTAATCCTTTTTGATGGCTCTTTAAAGCCCATAATCTGGGAATTATCTGACCAGTCTCTGCAGAATGTGTTGCACCATTCTGTGGCTACAGAGCAAAGGGGTTGGCATGAATTGTAATGTCTTTAATGCGAACATCATTAAGAGGTCGATAGGTTTTCTCATTCACGGGCAGCTTCTCCAGCTCATCCAGGGTCTCCAAGCCATCAATAACTCTACAAGAAAAACACAAGTTCTGGACATTGCCTTCTAATAATGATTTAAATTTCACAGTTGAGGTATCTCAAAACACTTTACAGTCAAGTATCCCAAGGCAAAGACTTTGCAAGCAAATGATACAAAATAAGAAAACCAGAACATTTTATGCGGCCAATAAtgtattttgaaaggaaatacTAATCCATGATGGACTCTGAGAAGAAGTTCATACTCTGAGTATTTCAGGGCTCTCAAGCATTTGCTCGCGCCCTGAAATACTCAGATCCCTCCCACACTCTGACAGAGGTGTGCAGTTGAATCACTTACTTTCCAAACACTGTGTACTTCATGTCCAGGTGTGGCTGTTTGCCATAAGTGATGAAGAACTGTGATCCATTGGTGTTGGGACCATTGTTTGCCATGGAAACTACCCCACGGACACTGTGCTGAACAAGGGGAAAAACCTTAGCATGAATACACATCTGTGAAACCAGAAATGACCTGGGCAAAGTGCTCTATGACTTAGAGCTCTTCCTCAATACCATTATTAAGAGCAAATCTTGGTTGCTAATATATTCTATCAGAATCAGTAATTAGCTCTTCAAAATGGCTCTTacagtgaaaaattatttctttgcctTCAGTGcatgaaaaatgctttcagaaattctttttacttctgttttctgtgaTGAAAACCCTCAAGCCTTACTTGCCAAACACAGAAATGCCTGTTCCTATTTTAATAATAAGCTATTGTTCTCcaaccaaaagaaaattattgtagagaaaattcaaa
This genomic interval carries:
- the PPIL3 gene encoding peptidyl-prolyl cis-trans isomerase-like 3; the protein is MAVTLHTDVGDIKIELFCERTPKTCENFLALCASNYYNGCVFHRNIKGFMVQTGDPLGTGKGGNSIWGKKFEDEFSEYLKHSVRGVVSMANNGPNTNGSQFFITYGKQPHLDMKYTVFGKVIDGLETLDELEKLPVNEKTYRPLNDVRIKDITIHANPFAL